One stretch of Rosistilla oblonga DNA includes these proteins:
- a CDS encoding Ig-like domain-containing protein — translation MRNNGSRFLRLEPLEHRQLLAGDVDLLPPIAPASDETVQYAMMSTTAAEGEVTPEGEAAPDLVAFAKALSDGGVVFFGAAWCPNCTEQKELFEDGQNYLPFVEVTNPDHSLNATGTAEGISSFPTWRFQDGTEVEGVLSLADISQRSGIAIPQGETPSFVPVGNQSVGIGSPLHVPIDAYDPDEQPLTVTVSSSDPNLLEASVVSGNRSWRLKIADYGEMVFELYEQRAERPTSRIIELTEDGFYDGITFHRILDDFVLQAGDPLGLGSGGSDLPDFDDQFHEDLQHNATGILSYAKTTDDTNDSQFFITEGDSRHLDFNHSIFGQLVEGEAVREAISEVPTDSSGRLTTAFANAFGQITIEEASIFTDNENSVVMLKPTGNGTGPVSVTITVTDSDGNQTSEVITVNVTADNQLNSNGKPFLGDLSDVATTAVQPATIQLSSSDVEGDAVTYAAFNVGTVGYTTSVNQSTGEVTVTPPAGFVGTFDVMVGVKAASSTVTTADSTSFDLQTLSVTVQASALQGVSLDAASDTGVSNSDGITSSTNPTFTITGTTAGSTVELLSGTTVIGSAVATGTTTQITTTELAANGNGTYSISARQTSGGTTSAATTPITVVYDSSAPAALSTQIASQAIAGSLYTLDLGHVEEGNGLVYSLANGPAGMTINAQTGVVSWTPTTAQVGDQSFTVTTSDRAGNSRDNQFNLNVGEEATVTLDMSFTDLDGNAITQLKPGDEFLLNITAIDERLFESLKGVATAYLDILYDQNLAEPVGNNLVIDVDDTDDEIADSPFTFTNSFRDSRRGSAATPGLIDELGAFSTSPPGLQAGLVSIHFRALSAGTLVFTGDPADGNGTEVLVHGSDDELDPSKVNFGNASINIVSTFSAADDIFNFDEDSSNNAMDVLSNDQLLVSGTTLTIVSTSTPVNGGTVSIVGNGQSLSYTPGANINGADEFTYTVEDQNGSSQTVTVSVGLQPVNDPPNAVADTFSDINRGSTGNVLEVLDNDTISPDENETLRIISVGTTSHGGTVTIASGGSYIQYTPAANFSGTETFNYTISDRTTGGLTSTATVTVNVSALSTGTHTFTVLEDAAATSFDVLTGDRAANPDEASISLQSIVSTSHGGTALITSDGQVQYKPAANFFGTETVVYTILSGDGDTGTGTITFNVDGVNDPPVAVDDSFSVGKSGGAKTLSVLDNDTIGVDTNETLTIESINTANLTGTVTISSDKLSLVYTPNGTFTGNETFTYQIADGNGGQATATVTVNVLDYVPRDFNFTIDSTFLNTFGFDVILSGTDEFGNAVNATVTVDAAGTFTFADQAPGSYTLTVPAIPFLIGAEQDQVFAIESDMDDGDYTAPAIEIGAMHPSYIALRDWFGSTSRENVVLAVVQEGDTPGINLQVSNLASGLTDPKVVLSDDGSQVIVTATVSNGLASSALDVDSDDVDMRGQEGDFMLLRINAPAATEFTPVSSSSSASGTAAAVFAEGEASSSAMVLPLGSADVWGDQQADSQFAGDVPGEDDDEDDETVASDIVFAQLGDLS, via the coding sequence ATGCGTAACAACGGTTCGCGGTTTCTGCGGCTGGAACCTTTGGAGCATCGTCAGTTGTTGGCGGGTGACGTCGATCTGCTGCCACCGATCGCTCCAGCCAGCGACGAAACGGTTCAGTATGCGATGATGTCGACGACCGCTGCCGAGGGGGAAGTAACTCCCGAAGGCGAAGCGGCGCCCGATCTTGTCGCCTTTGCCAAAGCCCTCTCCGATGGCGGAGTCGTCTTCTTCGGAGCGGCTTGGTGCCCGAACTGCACCGAGCAGAAAGAGTTGTTCGAGGACGGGCAGAACTATCTTCCGTTTGTCGAAGTCACCAATCCCGATCACAGCCTCAATGCGACCGGCACCGCCGAAGGGATCTCCAGTTTCCCAACTTGGCGATTCCAGGACGGAACCGAGGTCGAAGGGGTTCTGTCGCTGGCCGATATCTCGCAACGCAGTGGCATCGCGATCCCTCAGGGAGAAACTCCCAGCTTTGTTCCCGTCGGCAACCAGAGCGTTGGCATCGGTTCTCCGCTGCATGTCCCAATCGACGCTTACGATCCCGATGAACAACCGTTGACGGTAACTGTCAGCAGTTCGGATCCGAATCTGTTGGAGGCGTCGGTGGTCAGCGGCAATCGCAGCTGGCGGCTGAAGATCGCCGATTATGGCGAGATGGTCTTCGAGTTGTACGAACAGCGGGCCGAGCGGCCGACGTCGCGGATCATCGAATTGACCGAGGACGGATTTTACGACGGGATCACGTTCCATCGCATCTTGGACGATTTTGTCCTGCAGGCTGGCGATCCCTTAGGTCTGGGCTCTGGCGGTTCGGACCTGCCCGACTTCGACGATCAATTCCACGAGGATCTGCAGCACAACGCGACGGGCATCCTGTCGTACGCCAAGACCACCGACGACACCAACGATTCGCAGTTCTTCATCACCGAAGGGGACTCACGCCACCTCGATTTCAATCACTCGATCTTCGGTCAATTGGTCGAAGGAGAAGCGGTTCGCGAAGCGATCAGCGAGGTGCCGACCGACAGCAGCGGCCGGCTGACCACCGCGTTCGCAAACGCTTTTGGACAGATCACGATCGAAGAAGCGTCGATCTTCACCGACAACGAAAACTCGGTTGTCATGCTGAAGCCGACCGGCAACGGGACCGGCCCGGTGAGCGTTACGATCACGGTCACCGACAGCGACGGGAACCAAACGTCGGAAGTGATCACGGTGAACGTGACCGCCGACAATCAACTGAACTCCAACGGCAAGCCGTTCCTGGGTGATCTGAGCGACGTTGCCACGACCGCTGTACAGCCCGCCACGATCCAATTGTCCAGCAGCGATGTCGAAGGGGACGCGGTCACCTACGCTGCGTTTAACGTCGGCACCGTCGGCTACACTACGTCGGTCAACCAATCGACAGGGGAAGTCACCGTGACGCCGCCCGCCGGTTTTGTCGGTACGTTCGACGTGATGGTTGGTGTCAAAGCGGCCAGCAGCACCGTGACCACTGCCGATTCGACATCCTTCGATCTGCAGACCCTCAGCGTGACGGTGCAAGCGTCGGCGTTACAGGGTGTTAGTCTCGATGCGGCAAGCGATACCGGCGTCAGCAATAGCGACGGAATCACCAGCAGCACCAATCCGACGTTCACGATCACCGGAACCACAGCCGGTTCGACCGTCGAACTGTTGTCGGGCACCACGGTGATCGGATCGGCTGTCGCCACCGGCACGACGACTCAGATCACGACGACTGAATTGGCGGCCAACGGCAACGGCACCTATTCGATCTCGGCGCGGCAGACCAGCGGCGGGACGACCAGCGCGGCGACCACTCCGATCACCGTCGTCTACGACTCGTCGGCTCCCGCGGCACTCAGCACGCAGATCGCCTCACAAGCGATCGCCGGATCGCTTTATACCTTGGATCTTGGACACGTTGAAGAAGGCAACGGACTCGTCTACTCGCTGGCCAACGGGCCTGCGGGGATGACGATCAACGCGCAGACCGGCGTCGTTTCCTGGACTCCCACAACCGCTCAGGTTGGCGATCAGTCGTTTACGGTAACGACTTCGGATCGAGCGGGAAACAGTCGCGACAACCAGTTCAATCTGAACGTCGGCGAAGAAGCGACGGTGACGTTGGACATGTCCTTCACCGATCTCGATGGCAACGCGATCACCCAGTTGAAGCCGGGGGACGAGTTCCTGCTGAACATCACCGCGATCGACGAACGGTTGTTCGAATCGCTCAAAGGTGTCGCGACAGCCTACTTGGACATTCTGTACGACCAAAATTTGGCGGAACCGGTTGGGAACAATCTAGTAATCGATGTCGACGACACCGACGATGAGATCGCCGATTCGCCCTTTACGTTCACCAACAGCTTCCGCGACTCGCGACGCGGTTCGGCGGCGACGCCTGGTTTGATCGATGAATTGGGAGCGTTCTCGACAAGTCCTCCCGGCCTGCAAGCTGGCTTGGTCTCGATCCATTTCCGCGCCTTGAGTGCGGGAACGCTTGTCTTCACCGGCGATCCGGCTGACGGAAACGGAACCGAGGTTCTGGTCCACGGCAGCGACGACGAACTCGATCCATCGAAGGTCAACTTCGGCAACGCGTCGATCAACATCGTCTCTACCTTCAGCGCCGCCGACGACATCTTCAACTTCGATGAAGATAGTTCCAACAACGCGATGGACGTTCTGAGCAACGACCAGTTGTTGGTTTCCGGAACGACATTGACGATCGTCAGCACCAGCACTCCGGTCAACGGCGGTACGGTTTCGATCGTCGGGAATGGACAATCGCTGTCGTACACTCCCGGGGCCAATATCAACGGAGCCGACGAGTTCACCTATACGGTCGAAGATCAGAACGGATCCAGCCAAACCGTGACGGTTTCGGTCGGCTTGCAACCTGTCAACGATCCGCCAAACGCTGTCGCCGATACTTTCAGCGACATCAACCGGGGCAGTACCGGCAATGTGCTGGAAGTTTTGGACAACGATACGATCTCGCCCGACGAGAACGAAACGCTGCGAATCATTTCGGTTGGCACAACCAGCCACGGCGGAACGGTTACGATCGCCTCGGGCGGTAGCTACATTCAGTACACGCCCGCCGCTAATTTCTCTGGCACCGAAACCTTCAACTACACGATCAGCGATCGGACGACCGGCGGGCTGACCAGCACCGCCACGGTGACTGTCAACGTCTCTGCATTGAGCACCGGGACGCATACCTTTACCGTCCTCGAAGATGCTGCTGCGACGTCGTTTGATGTTTTGACAGGCGATCGGGCAGCGAATCCCGATGAGGCGAGCATCTCGTTGCAATCGATCGTTTCGACTTCGCACGGCGGAACGGCGTTGATCACCAGCGATGGCCAGGTTCAGTACAAACCCGCCGCCAACTTCTTCGGCACCGAGACCGTCGTCTACACGATCCTCAGTGGCGATGGCGATACGGGGACCGGAACGATCACCTTTAATGTCGATGGCGTCAACGATCCTCCCGTAGCGGTCGACGATTCGTTTAGCGTTGGGAAATCGGGTGGCGCTAAGACGCTGTCGGTGCTCGACAACGATACGATCGGCGTCGATACCAACGAAACGCTGACCATCGAATCGATCAACACCGCGAATCTGACCGGCACGGTGACGATCAGCAGCGATAAGCTGTCGCTGGTCTACACACCCAACGGAACGTTCACTGGAAACGAGACGTTCACCTATCAGATCGCCGACGGCAATGGCGGCCAAGCGACAGCGACAGTAACAGTGAACGTGCTCGATTACGTGCCACGCGACTTCAACTTTACGATCGATAGCACATTCTTGAACACGTTTGGGTTCGATGTGATCCTGAGCGGCACCGACGAATTCGGCAACGCTGTCAACGCAACCGTGACGGTCGATGCCGCCGGCACGTTCACCTTTGCCGATCAAGCACCGGGCAGCTACACGTTGACGGTTCCGGCGATTCCGTTCTTGATCGGTGCCGAACAAGACCAAGTCTTCGCGATCGAATCGGACATGGACGATGGCGATTACACCGCACCGGCGATCGAGATCGGCGCGATGCATCCGTCTTATATCGCGCTCCGCGATTGGTTCGGCAGCACATCGCGGGAGAACGTCGTATTGGCGGTTGTCCAAGAGGGTGATACTCCCGGCATTAACCTGCAGGTCTCCAACTTGGCTTCGGGCCTGACCGATCCGAAGGTTGTGTTGAGCGACGACGGGTCTCAGGTGATCGTCACGGCTACCGTCTCCAACGGTCTGGCCTCCTCGGCGCTCGACGTCGATTCGGACGATGTCGATATGCGTGGCCAAGAGGGCGATTTCATGCTGCTTCGGATCAACGCGCCAGCGGCTACTGAATTCACGCCCGTTAGCAGTTCGTCGTCGGCTAGCGGAACCGCCGCGGCGGTCTTTGCCGAGGGAGAGGCGTCGAGTTCGGCGATGGTCCTGCCGTTGGGTTCAGCCGATGTTTGGGGCGATCAGCAGGCCGATTCTCAGTTTGCCGGCGACGTGCCCGGAGAAGACGACGACGAGGATGACGAGACCGTCGCCAGCGACATCGTGTTTGCCCAGTTGGGTGATTTGAGCTAG
- a CDS encoding HU family DNA-binding protein, whose amino-acid sequence MVGKAPTKTEIFNAIAESTQLTKKDIAAVFDALSAEVATAVQGPGQFTIPGLCKVTVRETPAKPKRKGRNPATGEEIWLQPKPASKKVTIRPLKALKEMI is encoded by the coding sequence ATGGTAGGAAAAGCTCCAACCAAGACAGAAATCTTCAATGCAATCGCCGAGTCGACTCAGTTGACGAAGAAAGACATCGCTGCGGTTTTCGACGCTCTGAGCGCTGAAGTTGCCACCGCTGTCCAAGGCCCTGGTCAGTTCACCATCCCTGGTCTTTGCAAGGTCACGGTTCGTGAGACCCCAGCCAAGCCAAAGCGCAAAGGCCGCAACCCAGCGACCGGCGAAGAGATCTGGTTGCAACCAAAGCCAGCATCCAAGAAGGTCACCATTCGCCCGTTGAAGGCGTTGAAGGAAATGATCTAA
- the fliM gene encoding flagellar motor switch protein FliM, with amino-acid sequence MSDEILSQNQVEDLIRAMESEGASQPAPKPAASSTANAIPRSAASASRVNDPRLRPMNYDFKRPERVGKELMGAMRSLHEGLGRAFNAKLSGLLRSITEVKLVSADQLTYSEFVYSLDTPTCFCVLDVKPLEGNWILDIAPALSFAVVDRMLGGDPQPNEMPNRALTEIEHRLMARVTQLFLDGMQSTWQNVVEMEPTLRSIESNPQLVQIVPPNEVIVLICFEVTMGKNRGMMNLCIPYNTIERFSSQLSSKGWGGYSSNPATPESKQALETQLDSALVELTVTLARSKIKTGDLLNMDVGDVITTEHLIDKPLEVAIQSVPKFKATIGALKGKKAVRIRDHIDMRPKPPATEAAKS; translated from the coding sequence ATGTCCGACGAAATACTCAGCCAGAATCAAGTCGAAGACCTGATCCGCGCGATGGAATCCGAAGGGGCCAGCCAGCCCGCTCCGAAGCCGGCGGCAAGTTCCACAGCCAACGCGATCCCGCGTTCGGCGGCGTCGGCATCGCGGGTCAACGATCCGCGCTTGCGACCGATGAACTACGACTTCAAACGCCCCGAACGCGTCGGTAAGGAGCTGATGGGGGCGATGCGGTCGTTGCACGAAGGACTCGGGCGAGCCTTCAACGCGAAGCTCTCAGGGCTGTTGCGTAGCATCACCGAAGTCAAGCTGGTCAGCGCCGACCAACTGACGTACAGCGAATTCGTCTACAGCCTCGATACCCCGACCTGCTTCTGCGTGCTCGACGTTAAACCGCTGGAGGGCAATTGGATCCTCGACATCGCGCCGGCGCTCTCCTTTGCCGTCGTCGACCGGATGCTCGGCGGCGATCCTCAGCCGAACGAGATGCCCAATCGGGCGCTGACCGAGATCGAACATCGCTTGATGGCTCGGGTCACCCAGCTGTTTCTCGACGGCATGCAATCGACGTGGCAAAACGTCGTCGAAATGGAACCGACGCTGCGATCGATCGAAAGCAATCCGCAACTGGTTCAAATCGTGCCTCCCAACGAAGTGATCGTCTTGATCTGCTTCGAGGTCACGATGGGGAAGAACCGCGGGATGATGAATCTATGCATCCCCTACAACACGATCGAACGCTTCAGCAGCCAACTGTCGAGCAAAGGCTGGGGCGGCTACTCCAGCAATCCAGCGACGCCCGAGTCGAAGCAGGCTCTCGAGACGCAGCTCGATTCGGCCCTAGTCGAACTGACGGTAACTCTCGCGCGATCGAAGATCAAAACCGGCGACCTGTTGAACATGGACGTCGGCGACGTGATCACCACCGAACACCTGATCGACAAACCGCTGGAAGTTGCGATTCAGAGCGTCCCTAAATTCAAAGCGACGATCGGAGCGTTGAAGGGCAAAAAAGCTGTCCGGATCCGCGATCACATCGACATGCGTCCCAAGCCGCCCGCGACCGAAGCGGCGAAGTCGTAG
- a CDS encoding glutamate-5-semialdehyde dehydrogenase: protein MTTAETPSLKSYCLDVAERAHRASRQLSTLSTEVKNRWLLQSADALLQHEAEIQKTNTLDLQAAAGFGLTDAEVDRLRLTSDRIAAIAKGLREIAALPDPIGQVIEGFRRPNGLQIIKRRVPLGVVFFIYESRPNVTADAAAICVKSGNAVILRGGKEAAHSSAAIVEILNKTAAEVGLPADAVQLVSTADRDAVGHFLGMHELIDVTIPRGGESLIRRVASEATMPVIKHYDGNCHVYVDRDANLDQAVEIAVNSKCHRMGVCNACESLLVHRDVADAFLPQIAAALAQHDVEIVGDPQTCQRVPAASAATEADWSTEYLGPKISVRVVDDLESAIEHINRYGSHHTDAIVTKDLAASERFTDAIDSAAVMVNASTRFNDGGEFGLGAEIGISTDKFHARGPCGLTELTSYKYVVNGQGQVRS, encoded by the coding sequence ATGACCACTGCCGAAACACCTTCCCTGAAATCTTATTGCCTGGATGTTGCCGAGCGCGCCCATCGTGCGTCGCGCCAGCTGTCGACGTTGAGCACCGAAGTTAAAAACCGCTGGTTGCTGCAATCTGCCGACGCGCTGCTTCAACACGAAGCGGAGATCCAAAAAACAAACACTCTCGATTTGCAAGCTGCAGCGGGGTTTGGCTTGACCGACGCGGAAGTCGATCGGCTGCGGCTGACCAGCGACCGGATCGCGGCGATCGCCAAGGGGCTCCGCGAAATCGCTGCCTTGCCCGATCCGATCGGCCAGGTGATCGAAGGCTTTCGCCGTCCCAATGGCCTTCAAATTATCAAGCGCCGGGTACCGCTGGGCGTCGTCTTTTTCATCTACGAAAGTCGTCCCAACGTGACCGCCGACGCGGCTGCGATCTGCGTCAAAAGCGGCAATGCGGTGATCTTGCGAGGCGGCAAAGAGGCGGCGCATTCGAGCGCGGCGATCGTGGAGATCCTCAACAAAACCGCGGCCGAAGTCGGTCTGCCAGCCGACGCGGTGCAGTTGGTCAGCACCGCCGATCGCGACGCGGTCGGCCACTTCCTCGGGATGCACGAACTGATCGACGTCACGATCCCGCGCGGCGGCGAGAGCTTGATTCGCCGCGTTGCTAGCGAAGCGACGATGCCCGTGATCAAACACTACGACGGCAACTGTCACGTTTACGTCGACCGCGATGCGAACCTCGATCAGGCGGTCGAGATCGCTGTCAATTCGAAATGCCACCGCATGGGCGTCTGTAACGCCTGTGAATCGCTGCTGGTCCACCGCGACGTCGCAGATGCCTTCCTGCCGCAGATCGCTGCAGCGTTGGCTCAGCACGACGTGGAGATCGTTGGCGACCCGCAGACCTGCCAGCGAGTCCCCGCAGCGTCGGCAGCGACCGAAGCCGACTGGAGCACCGAATACCTGGGCCCCAAGATCAGCGTCCGCGTAGTCGACGACCTGGAATCGGCGATCGAACACATCAACCGCTACGGTTCGCATCACACCGACGCGATCGTAACGAAGGACCTCGCCGCGTCGGAGCGGTTTACCGATGCGATCGACAGCGCCGCGGTAATGGTCAACGCGAGCACTCGATTCAACGATGGCGGCGAATTTGGACTCGGCGCCGAGATCGGCATCTCGACCGATAAATTTCATGCCCGTGGGCCGTGCGGGTTGACCGAGTTGACCAGCTACAAATATGTGGTCAACGGCCAGGGACAGGTCCGCAGCTGA
- a CDS encoding DUF1207 domain-containing protein → MNVDRHRCAIALWMAVLCCDAAIAQRVASLTPTTSQSLPTPGAITAALNDSPTLSFDPYQTSPPQTQVAGLPPLPLAPLPFAPQTLQPLGMSPQSTVWQWQLLPKDSIYPVYLADEKASRLAGRFTRPEGDNLLLDGTLGGRFGLFRFGDRSNGPFRHGMQLDIEGSAQVRLDMEEEADVRSVDFRAGVPLSFGFGRWQTRVGYYHLSSHTGDEFLLKNPDHDRLNFSRDVLFAGAAFWITERLRTYGEVGWAFYSDVSEQWEFMFGIEFMPTAPTGWRGAPFAAAHAHLREELDYGGSLTLQAGWAWRGRDGALLRLGVDFYEGKSQQWSFYDSYEPLIGFGLWYDY, encoded by the coding sequence ATGAACGTAGATCGACATCGTTGCGCGATTGCGTTGTGGATGGCCGTGCTCTGCTGCGACGCGGCGATCGCTCAGCGAGTCGCTTCGCTAACGCCCACGACAAGCCAGTCGCTCCCCACGCCCGGTGCGATCACCGCGGCGCTAAACGACTCGCCAACGCTGTCGTTCGATCCCTACCAAACCTCTCCGCCCCAGACGCAGGTCGCGGGACTCCCGCCGCTGCCATTGGCCCCGCTGCCGTTTGCTCCCCAGACGCTGCAACCGCTGGGAATGTCGCCCCAATCCACAGTCTGGCAGTGGCAACTGTTGCCGAAGGATTCGATCTATCCCGTCTATTTGGCCGACGAAAAGGCGTCGCGTCTGGCAGGCCGGTTCACGCGTCCCGAGGGTGACAACCTGCTGCTCGATGGAACGTTGGGCGGCCGGTTTGGCCTGTTTCGATTTGGCGATCGTTCCAACGGTCCGTTTCGTCACGGGATGCAATTGGATATCGAAGGTTCGGCGCAGGTGCGGTTGGACATGGAGGAGGAGGCTGACGTCCGTTCGGTCGACTTCCGCGCCGGCGTGCCGCTGTCCTTTGGATTTGGACGCTGGCAAACTCGCGTTGGATATTACCACTTGAGCTCGCACACAGGCGATGAGTTCCTACTGAAAAACCCCGACCACGATCGTTTGAACTTTTCCCGCGACGTGCTGTTCGCCGGAGCTGCTTTTTGGATCACCGAGCGGCTGCGGACCTATGGCGAAGTCGGCTGGGCGTTTTATTCGGACGTCAGCGAGCAGTGGGAGTTCATGTTTGGCATCGAATTCATGCCAACAGCCCCCACCGGTTGGCGAGGAGCTCCGTTCGCCGCCGCTCACGCCCATCTCCGAGAAGAACTCGACTACGGCGGCAGCCTGACGCTACAGGCGGGTTGGGCGTGGCGAGGCCGCGACGGGGCGTTGCTGCGGCTGGGCGTCGATTTTTACGAAGGCAAGAGCCAGCAATGGTCATTCTACGATAGCTACGAACCCCTGATCGGATTTGGATTGTGGTACGACTATTGA
- a CDS encoding GumC family protein produces MARRRRNTAADSPLTLFDIFAAVLEYRWRAAFTFLLVLALSLVAIVLFPKKYESEAKMFVRLGRGSVTMDTTATTGQTISIQESRESEINSITDMLQSRQLAEDVVNAVGADRILEKHSWIEQMVDRVSAMMPEMPVAVAETGEMGEMTPEQIEQQERFESAVRYVIKNTKINSPKKSTTITVVCRARTPQLAQDLTTKFLESHNRMHLDAYKSPGSYKFFEENFAEHERMVSDYEDAMREAKNDMVVITIEGKQQSLQEQVTSVQKEIINASAELFSARASLLDLMADMERLPEEMATETTRGIANEANDKMRDRLYELEIREKDLASKYKSVHPKLVTLRQQLNDSKTILASQEKEREHNVMSVNPVRQDVHKSLLTEKSRIAGLEAKVDALRMVEQELNEELQKVNSFELTSSELRRRIRIADNNHRIYAQKLEESRINNALDQEAISNVSIVQKPSFVMKHVSPKRSLLGALGFLMSMLCGVFVAVASDRFRGVDDDYAKLDQRLAQIESRATDRVASEPGENRVIEAAESEVGDNHHSDGEQNHDDHPHND; encoded by the coding sequence ATGGCACGAAGACGCCGAAATACGGCTGCTGATAGTCCACTAACACTATTTGATATCTTTGCCGCGGTCCTCGAATATCGCTGGCGCGCTGCGTTCACCTTTCTGTTGGTGCTAGCTCTGTCGTTAGTGGCCATTGTGCTGTTTCCCAAAAAGTATGAATCCGAAGCGAAGATGTTCGTTCGGTTGGGGCGCGGTAGCGTGACGATGGACACGACCGCCACCACCGGTCAAACGATCTCAATTCAAGAGTCGCGAGAATCGGAGATCAATTCGATCACCGATATGTTGCAGAGTCGCCAGTTGGCGGAGGATGTGGTCAACGCGGTCGGAGCCGATCGGATCCTGGAAAAGCACTCCTGGATCGAACAGATGGTCGATCGGGTCTCCGCGATGATGCCCGAAATGCCCGTTGCAGTCGCCGAGACGGGCGAGATGGGAGAGATGACGCCGGAACAAATCGAGCAGCAGGAGCGATTTGAATCGGCTGTTCGCTACGTGATCAAAAACACAAAGATCAACTCTCCGAAGAAGTCGACGACGATCACCGTCGTGTGTCGCGCTCGCACGCCCCAGTTGGCGCAAGACCTAACGACTAAGTTCCTGGAAAGTCATAACCGGATGCATCTGGATGCCTACAAGTCTCCCGGTTCGTACAAGTTCTTCGAGGAGAATTTTGCCGAGCACGAGCGGATGGTTAGCGATTACGAAGACGCCATGCGCGAGGCCAAAAACGATATGGTCGTGATCACGATCGAAGGCAAGCAGCAATCGTTGCAGGAGCAGGTGACGAGCGTTCAAAAAGAGATTATCAACGCCAGCGCCGAACTGTTTTCAGCAAGGGCGAGTCTGTTGGATTTGATGGCCGACATGGAACGCTTGCCCGAGGAGATGGCAACCGAGACGACTCGCGGGATCGCGAACGAAGCGAACGATAAGATGCGCGATCGGTTGTACGAATTGGAGATCCGCGAAAAGGATCTTGCCTCGAAATATAAATCGGTCCATCCGAAACTTGTCACCCTGCGGCAACAGCTAAACGATTCCAAGACGATTCTCGCCTCGCAGGAGAAGGAGCGGGAGCACAATGTGATGTCGGTCAATCCCGTTCGTCAGGACGTCCATAAATCGCTGCTGACCGAAAAGTCGCGGATCGCTGGGCTCGAAGCCAAAGTCGATGCGTTGCGAATGGTCGAGCAGGAGTTGAACGAAGAACTACAGAAGGTGAACTCGTTTGAACTCACCTCGTCGGAACTCCGCCGCAGGATCCGTATCGCCGATAACAATCACCGCATCTACGCTCAGAAGTTAGAGGAATCGCGAATCAACAACGCGTTGGATCAAGAGGCGATCTCGAATGTTTCGATCGTTCAAAAACCATCGTTTGTGATGAAACATGTGAGTCCCAAACGAAGTCTGTTGGGCGCGTTGGGGTTCTTGATGTCGATGTTGTGTGGCGTCTTTGTGGCTGTCGCCAGCGATCGCTTTCGCGGCGTCGATGATGACTATGCCAAGCTCGATCAACGGTTGGCTCAAATCGAATCCCGAGCTACCGATCGCGTGGCATCGGAGCCGGGCGAGAATCGCGTTATCGAGGCGGCCGAGTCGGAAGTTGGTGACAATCACCATTCCGACGGTGAGCAGAATCACGACGACCATCCTCACAACGATTGA